From a region of the Streptomyces sp. NBC_01454 genome:
- the nuoF gene encoding NADH-quinone oxidoreductase subunit NuoF, giving the protein MTVAAEHGGASRSEAGGEAGPEKLLTPVLSAFWDQPESWTLETYRRHEGYEGLRKALAMPPDDVIAYVKDSGLRGRGGAGFPTGMKWQFIPQGDGKPHYLVVNADESEPGTCKDIPLLFANPHSLIEGIVIACHAIRSNHAFIYLRGEVVPVLRRLHEAVREAYAAGFLGKNILGSGLDLDVIVHAGAGAYICGEETALLDSLEGRRGQPRLRPPFPAVAGLYACPTVVNNVESIASVPAILHQGKDWFRSMGSEKSPGFTLYSLSGHVARPGQYEAPLGITLRQLLDMSGGMRRGHRLKFWTPGGSSTPMFTDEHLDVPLDYEGVGAAGSMLGTKALQCFDETTCVVRAVTRWTEFYAHESCGKCTPCREGTYWLVQLLRAIEEGRGGLDDLDKIDDIADNINGKSFCALGDGAASPIFSSLKFFREEYEQHITGKGCPFDPAKSTLWGDNDAHLGVNA; this is encoded by the coding sequence ATGACAGTGGCAGCCGAGCACGGGGGCGCCTCCCGGTCCGAGGCCGGCGGTGAGGCCGGCCCCGAAAAGCTCCTGACACCGGTCCTGTCCGCCTTCTGGGACCAGCCCGAATCCTGGACGCTGGAGACCTACCGCCGGCACGAGGGCTACGAGGGCCTGCGCAAGGCGCTCGCGATGCCCCCGGACGACGTCATCGCCTACGTCAAGGACTCCGGGCTGCGCGGCCGCGGCGGCGCCGGCTTCCCCACCGGGATGAAGTGGCAGTTCATCCCGCAGGGCGACGGCAAACCACACTATCTCGTGGTCAACGCCGACGAGTCGGAGCCGGGGACCTGCAAGGACATCCCGCTCCTCTTCGCCAACCCGCACTCCCTCATCGAGGGCATCGTGATCGCCTGCCATGCGATCCGGTCGAACCATGCCTTCATCTATCTGCGCGGTGAGGTCGTCCCCGTCCTGCGCCGGCTGCACGAAGCCGTGCGCGAGGCCTATGCGGCGGGCTTCCTCGGGAAGAACATCCTCGGCTCGGGGCTCGACCTGGATGTGATCGTGCACGCGGGCGCCGGCGCGTACATCTGCGGTGAGGAAACCGCGCTGCTGGACTCCCTGGAGGGCCGTCGCGGACAGCCCCGGCTGCGTCCCCCCTTCCCGGCGGTGGCGGGCCTCTACGCCTGCCCCACCGTCGTGAACAACGTCGAGTCCATCGCCTCGGTTCCCGCGATCCTGCACCAGGGCAAGGACTGGTTCCGCTCGATGGGCAGCGAGAAGTCCCCGGGCTTCACGCTCTACTCGCTCAGCGGCCATGTCGCCCGCCCCGGCCAGTACGAGGCCCCGCTGGGCATCACGCTGCGCCAGCTGCTGGACATGAGCGGCGGGATGCGCCGCGGCCACCGTCTGAAGTTCTGGACGCCGGGCGGCTCCTCGACCCCGATGTTCACCGACGAACACCTCGACGTCCCGCTCGACTACGAGGGCGTCGGCGCGGCCGGCTCGATGCTCGGCACCAAGGCGCTGCAGTGCTTCGACGAGACCACCTGCGTGGTCCGGGCGGTCACCCGCTGGACCGAGTTCTACGCGCACGAGTCCTGCGGCAAGTGCACGCCCTGCCGCGAAGGCACGTACTGGCTGGTGCAGTTGCTGCGAGCCATCGAAGAAGGGCGCGGCGGGCTCGATGATCTCGACAAGATCGACGACATCGCCGACAACATCAACGGCAAGTCCTTCTGCGCGCTCGGCGACGGCGCCGCCTCGCCGATCTTCTCCTCGCTGAAGTTCTTCCGCGAGGAGTACGAGCAGCACATCACCGGCAAGGGCTGCCCCTTCGACCCCGCCAAGTCGACCCTCTGGGGCGACAACGACGCTCACCTGGGGGTGAATGCATGA
- the nuoK gene encoding NADH-quinone oxidoreductase subunit NuoK yields the protein MNPVYYLYLAALLFTIGAAGVLIRRNAIVVFMCIELMLNACNLAFVTFSRMHGNLDGQIIAFFTMVVAAAEVVVGLAIIVSIFRTRHTASVDDASLMKL from the coding sequence ATGAATCCGGTCTACTACCTCTATCTCGCCGCCCTGTTGTTCACCATCGGCGCGGCCGGGGTGCTGATCAGGCGGAACGCCATCGTGGTGTTCATGTGCATCGAGCTGATGCTCAACGCCTGCAACCTCGCCTTCGTCACCTTCTCGCGGATGCACGGGAATCTGGACGGCCAGATCATCGCCTTCTTCACCATGGTCGTCGCGGCGGCCGAGGTCGTGGTCGGCCTGGCCATCATCGTGTCGATCTTCCGCACCCGTCATACGGCCTCGGTCGACGACGCCAGCCTGATGAAGCTGTAA
- a CDS encoding NuoB/complex I 20 kDa subunit family protein has product MGLEEKLPSGFLLTTVEQAAGWVRKSSVFPATFGLACCAIEMMTTGAGRYDLARFGMEVFRGSPRQADLMIVAGRVSQKMAPVLRQVYDQMPDPKWVISMGVCASSGGMFNNYAIVQGVDHIVPVDIYLPGCPPRPEMLMDAILKLHQKIQNTKLGVNQEQAAREAEEAALKALPLIEMKGLLR; this is encoded by the coding sequence ATGGGACTGGAAGAGAAGCTGCCCAGCGGCTTTTTGCTGACCACTGTCGAACAGGCCGCGGGCTGGGTGCGCAAATCCTCGGTCTTCCCCGCGACCTTCGGGCTGGCCTGCTGCGCCATCGAGATGATGACGACCGGCGCCGGGCGTTATGACCTGGCCCGCTTCGGCATGGAGGTCTTCCGCGGCTCACCGCGACAGGCGGATCTGATGATCGTGGCCGGCCGGGTGAGCCAGAAGATGGCGCCGGTGCTGCGGCAGGTCTACGACCAGATGCCGGACCCGAAGTGGGTGATCTCCATGGGGGTTTGCGCCTCGTCGGGCGGCATGTTCAACAACTACGCGATCGTGCAGGGCGTCGACCACATCGTGCCCGTCGACATCTATCTGCCGGGCTGCCCGCCGCGTCCCGAGATGCTGATGGACGCCATTCTCAAGCTGCACCAGAAGATCCAGAACACCAAGCTCGGGGTCAATCAGGAGCAGGCCGCCCGTGAGGCGGAGGAAGCGGCGCTCAAGGCGCTCCCGCTGATCGAGATGAAGGGGCTGCTGCGGTGA
- the nuoI gene encoding NADH-quinone oxidoreductase subunit NuoI: MPEFQNPVAGFGVTFKAMFKKRLTEQYPEEKKPTAPRFHGRHQLNRHPDGLEKCIGCELCAWACPADAIYVEGADNTDEERYSPGERYGRVYQINYLRCILCGLCVEACPTRALTMTNEYELADRTRASLIYTKEELLAGLEDTMVDTPHAIYPGMTEKDYYKGLVTEAAPGAVRQVAHSQGERPESEGKGATA, translated from the coding sequence GTGCCTGAGTTCCAGAACCCCGTGGCCGGCTTCGGCGTGACCTTCAAGGCCATGTTCAAGAAGCGGCTGACCGAGCAGTATCCGGAGGAGAAGAAGCCGACGGCGCCGCGCTTCCACGGCCGCCACCAGCTCAACCGCCATCCGGACGGGCTGGAGAAGTGCATCGGCTGCGAGCTGTGCGCCTGGGCCTGCCCGGCGGACGCGATCTATGTCGAGGGCGCGGACAACACCGACGAGGAGCGCTACTCCCCGGGCGAGCGCTACGGCCGCGTCTACCAGATCAACTATCTGCGCTGCATCCTGTGCGGCCTGTGCGTGGAGGCCTGCCCGACCCGCGCACTGACCATGACCAACGAGTACGAACTCGCCGACCGGACCCGCGCCTCGCTCATCTACACCAAGGAGGAGCTGCTCGCGGGCCTGGAGGACACGATGGTCGACACCCCGCATGCGATCTACCCCGGCATGACGGAGAAGGACTACTACAAGGGCCTGGTGACCGAGGCCGCGCCGGGGGCGGTCCGTCAGGTCGCCCACTCCCAGGGCGAGAGGCCGGAGTCCGAGGGCAAGGGGGCGACGGCATGA
- a CDS encoding NADH-quinone oxidoreductase subunit G gives MTVTTPGPNSGSAAGPTGGGEAAIPPEDLVTLTIDGIEISVPKGTLVIRAAELLGIEIPRFCDHPLLDPAGACRQCIVEVEGQRKPMASCTITCTDGMVVKSQLTSPVAEKAQRGVMELLLINHPLDCPVCDKGGECPLQNQAMQVGDPESRFEGKKRTFAKPVPISTQVLLDRERCVLCARCTRFSNQIAGDPMIELLERGALQQVGTGEGDPFESYFSGNTIQICPVGALTSAAYRFRSRPFDLVSSPSVCEHCAGGCATRTDHRRGKVLRRLAANDPEVNEEWICDKGRFAFRYAQQRDRLEHPLVRNRESGELEPASWPAALEAAARGLSAARGRTGVLTGGRLTVEDAYAYAKFARVALDTHDIDFRARAHSAEEADFLAARVAGRGRDLDDGRTTRGPGGGAVVTYTALEKAPAVLLAGIEAEEEAPGVFLRLRKAHRKSGQRTFGLASYASRGLIKAGGTLLPAAPGTETEWLTALSQEGLAGGAGLDGEGRAAAEALRADGAVIVVGERLAAVPGALTAAVRAATATGAQLVWIPRRAGERGAVEAGALPGLLPGGRPATDPRARDEVAAAWGVAALPHRHGRDTGQIIEAAATGELGALLVGGVEVADLPDPARALTALEAVGFLVSLELRPSQVTERADVVLPVAAVVEKSGTFLNWEGRARLFEAALKPDQMTRRQSQPDSRVLDMLADAMDVHLGLPDIRSVRRELDRLGGWDGPYAGEPAETGRALPRPDSGEAVLAGHRLLLDQGLLQEGDEALAGTRHAALARLSRATAQETGVKDGDLLAVTGPAGSVWLPLQVTPMPDRVVWLPLNSTGGGVAADIGALPGDLVKISAAPGLPEPAEEVDA, from the coding sequence ATGACCGTCACCACACCGGGACCGAACAGCGGCTCGGCCGCGGGCCCCACCGGAGGCGGCGAGGCGGCGATCCCGCCGGAGGACCTCGTCACCCTGACGATCGACGGCATCGAGATCTCCGTCCCCAAGGGGACGCTGGTCATCCGTGCCGCCGAGCTCCTCGGCATCGAGATCCCGCGCTTCTGCGACCACCCGCTGCTGGACCCGGCGGGCGCCTGCCGGCAGTGCATCGTCGAGGTCGAGGGCCAGCGCAAGCCGATGGCCTCCTGCACCATCACCTGCACCGACGGCATGGTCGTCAAGTCGCAGCTCACCTCGCCGGTGGCGGAGAAGGCCCAGCGCGGCGTGATGGAGCTGCTGCTGATCAACCACCCGCTGGACTGCCCGGTCTGCGACAAGGGCGGCGAGTGCCCGCTGCAGAACCAGGCGATGCAGGTCGGCGACCCGGAGTCGCGCTTCGAGGGCAAGAAACGCACCTTCGCCAAGCCGGTGCCGATCTCCACGCAGGTGCTGCTGGACCGCGAGCGGTGCGTGCTGTGCGCGCGCTGCACCCGCTTCAGCAACCAGATCGCCGGCGACCCGATGATCGAGCTGCTCGAGCGCGGCGCCCTTCAGCAGGTAGGTACGGGGGAGGGCGACCCCTTCGAGTCGTACTTCTCCGGCAACACCATCCAGATCTGCCCGGTCGGCGCGCTCACCTCCGCCGCGTACCGCTTCCGTTCCCGCCCCTTCGACCTGGTCTCCTCGCCGTCGGTGTGCGAGCACTGCGCGGGCGGCTGCGCGACGCGTACGGACCACCGGCGCGGCAAGGTCCTGCGGCGGCTGGCGGCCAACGACCCCGAGGTCAACGAGGAGTGGATCTGCGACAAGGGGCGGTTCGCCTTCCGGTACGCCCAGCAGCGCGACCGGCTGGAGCACCCCCTGGTGCGCAACCGGGAGTCCGGTGAACTGGAGCCGGCGAGCTGGCCGGCCGCCCTGGAGGCGGCGGCCCGCGGGCTGTCGGCGGCCAGGGGCCGTACCGGCGTGCTGACCGGCGGCCGGCTGACCGTCGAGGACGCCTACGCCTACGCCAAGTTCGCCCGGGTCGCGCTGGACACCCACGACATCGACTTCCGGGCCCGGGCGCACAGCGCCGAGGAGGCGGACTTCCTGGCCGCCCGGGTCGCCGGCCGCGGCCGCGACCTGGACGACGGGCGCACCACCCGTGGGCCGGGCGGCGGGGCAGTCGTCACCTACACCGCGCTGGAGAAGGCACCGGCCGTCCTGCTGGCCGGCATCGAGGCCGAGGAGGAGGCGCCCGGTGTCTTCCTGCGGCTGCGCAAGGCCCACCGCAAGAGCGGACAGCGCACCTTCGGGCTGGCGAGTTACGCCTCCCGCGGCCTGATCAAGGCCGGCGGCACGCTGCTGCCGGCCGCGCCCGGCACCGAGACCGAGTGGCTGACGGCGCTCTCCCAGGAGGGGCTCGCGGGCGGGGCCGGTCTGGACGGCGAGGGGCGGGCCGCGGCCGAGGCGCTGCGCGCGGACGGCGCGGTGATCGTCGTCGGCGAACGGCTGGCGGCGGTGCCCGGCGCGCTGACCGCCGCGGTCCGCGCCGCCACCGCCACCGGCGCCCAGCTGGTGTGGATCCCGCGGCGGGCCGGTGAACGCGGCGCCGTCGAGGCCGGTGCGCTGCCCGGTCTGCTGCCCGGCGGCCGGCCGGCCACCGACCCGCGGGCCCGCGACGAGGTCGCCGCCGCCTGGGGCGTGGCCGCGCTGCCGCACCGGCACGGCCGGGACACCGGCCAGATCATCGAGGCCGCGGCGACCGGGGAGCTCGGTGCGCTGCTGGTCGGCGGCGTCGAGGTGGCGGACCTGCCGGACCCGGCCCGTGCGCTGACCGCCCTGGAGGCCGTCGGCTTCCTGGTCAGCCTGGAGCTGCGGCCCTCGCAGGTCACCGAGCGGGCGGATGTGGTCCTGCCGGTGGCGGCCGTCGTGGAGAAGTCCGGCACGTTCCTCAACTGGGAGGGCCGGGCCCGGCTGTTCGAGGCGGCGCTCAAGCCGGACCAGATGACCCGACGGCAGTCGCAGCCCGACTCCCGGGTGCTGGACATGCTCGCCGACGCCATGGACGTCCATCTCGGGCTGCCGGACATCCGCTCCGTGCGGCGCGAACTGGACCGGCTCGGCGGCTGGGACGGCCCGTATGCCGGGGAGCCGGCGGAGACCGGGCGGGCGCTGCCCCGGCCGGACAGCGGCGAGGCCGTCCTCGCCGGCCACCGGCTCCTGCTGGACCAGGGGCTGCTCCAGGAAGGCGACGAGGCGCTGGCCGGTACCCGCCATGCCGCCCTCGCCCGGCTGTCGCGGGCCACCGCGCAGGAGACCGGGGTCAAGGACGGTGACCTGCTGGCGGTGACCGGACCGGCCGGTTCGGTGTGGCTGCCGCTCCAGGTCACGCCGATGCCCGACCGGGTGGTGTGGCTGCCGCTGAATTCCACGGGCGGTGGCGTCGCCGCCGATATCGGGGCGCTCCCCGGTGACCTGGTGAAGATCTCCGCGGCCCCGGGCCTGCCGGAGCCGGCCGAGGAGGTGGACGCATGA
- a CDS encoding NADH-quinone oxidoreductase subunit J, with product MTALAAAASMTSTGEAVQFWVLGIVAVAGALCTILMKRAVHSALSLAGTMIVLAIFYLANGAYFLGVVQIVVYTGAIMMLFLFVVMLVGVTAADSLKETLKGQRWLAAGLGIGFGILLIAGIGNASLKEFNGLGEANAGGNVQGLAALIFTKYVFAFEITGALLITAAVGAMVLTHRERTERARTQREQSEARVREGKQVPPLPAPGVYARHNAVDIPGLLPDGTTSELSVSPTLRERGQVRDVSGESLAELKALERRSEDWLGRSTGDEPAEPPSGGPAPREHKEGAKK from the coding sequence ATGACCGCTCTGGCCGCCGCGGCCTCCATGACCTCCACGGGAGAGGCCGTGCAGTTCTGGGTCCTGGGCATCGTCGCCGTCGCCGGCGCGCTGTGCACGATCCTGATGAAGCGGGCGGTGCACAGCGCCCTCTCGCTCGCCGGGACCATGATCGTCCTGGCGATCTTCTACCTCGCCAACGGCGCGTACTTCCTCGGCGTCGTCCAGATCGTGGTCTACACGGGCGCGATCATGATGCTGTTCCTGTTCGTCGTCATGCTCGTCGGTGTCACGGCCGCGGACTCCCTCAAGGAGACGCTCAAGGGCCAGCGGTGGCTCGCCGCCGGTCTGGGCATCGGCTTCGGCATCCTGCTGATCGCCGGTATCGGCAATGCCTCGCTCAAGGAGTTCAACGGCCTGGGCGAGGCCAACGCCGGCGGCAATGTGCAGGGCCTGGCGGCGCTCATCTTCACCAAGTACGTCTTCGCCTTCGAAATCACCGGCGCACTGCTGATCACGGCGGCCGTCGGCGCGATGGTGCTCACCCACCGGGAGCGCACGGAGCGCGCCAGGACGCAGCGTGAGCAGTCCGAGGCGCGGGTGCGCGAGGGCAAGCAGGTGCCGCCGCTGCCCGCCCCGGGTGTCTACGCCCGGCACAACGCCGTCGACATCCCGGGCCTGTTGCCGGACGGCACCACGTCCGAGCTGAGCGTCAGTCCGACGCTGCGTGAGCGGGGCCAGGTCCGCGATGTCTCCGGTGAGTCGCTCGCCGAGCTCAAGGCACTGGAGCGGCGCTCCGAGGACTGGCTGGGCCGGAGCACCGGGGACGAGCCGGCGGAGCCGCCGTCCGGTGGGCCGGCGCCCAGGGAGCACAAGGAGGGGGCCAAGAAATGA
- a CDS encoding NADH-quinone oxidoreductase subunit D, which produces MTTAPHSHSSGSHRTASDFDTEPSLARETTEGTVYNVSGGDWDEIAAAAVKSDDERIIVNMGPQHPSTHGVLRLILEIDGETVTEARCGIGYLHTGIEKNLEFRTWTQGTTFVTRMDYLTPFFNETAYCLAVEKLLGITGDIPDRATVIRVMLMELNRISSHLVAIATGGMELGATTIMIYGFRDRELILDIYELITGLRMNHAYIRPGGLAQDLPPGAVDQVREFVKKMRKNIGEYDKLATGNPVFKGRMEGIGYLDLAGCMATGATGPIVRAAGLPHDLRKTQPYCGYEDYDFEVPTADTCDSYGRFLIRLEEMRQSLRIVEQCLDRLAPGPVMVADKKIAWPAQLALGPDGLGNSLDHIKKIMGTSMEALIHHFKLVTEGFRVPPGQTYAAVESPKGELGVHAVSDGGTRPYRVHFRDPSFTNLQAMAAMCEGGQVADVIVAVASIDPVMGGVDR; this is translated from the coding sequence ATGACTACTGCACCGCACTCGCACTCCTCCGGCAGCCACCGCACGGCGAGCGACTTCGACACCGAGCCGTCGCTCGCCCGGGAGACCACCGAGGGGACCGTCTACAACGTCTCCGGTGGGGACTGGGACGAGATCGCGGCTGCCGCCGTGAAGTCCGACGACGAGCGGATCATCGTCAACATGGGGCCGCAGCACCCCTCCACCCACGGCGTGCTCCGGCTGATCCTGGAGATCGACGGCGAGACCGTCACCGAGGCCCGATGCGGCATCGGCTATCTGCACACCGGCATCGAGAAGAACCTCGAATTCCGGACCTGGACGCAGGGCACCACCTTCGTCACGCGGATGGATTACCTCACCCCCTTCTTCAACGAGACGGCCTACTGCCTGGCCGTGGAGAAGCTGCTCGGCATCACCGGCGACATCCCCGACCGGGCCACGGTCATCCGCGTCATGCTGATGGAGCTCAACCGGATCTCCTCCCACCTCGTGGCGATTGCCACCGGCGGGATGGAGCTGGGCGCCACCACGATCATGATCTACGGCTTCCGCGACCGTGAGCTCATCCTCGACATCTACGAGCTGATCACCGGCCTGCGGATGAACCACGCCTACATCCGCCCCGGCGGCCTCGCCCAGGACCTGCCCCCCGGGGCGGTCGACCAGGTACGCGAGTTCGTCAAGAAGATGCGGAAGAACATCGGCGAGTACGACAAGCTCGCCACCGGCAACCCCGTCTTCAAGGGCCGGATGGAAGGCATCGGCTATCTCGACCTGGCCGGCTGCATGGCCACCGGCGCCACCGGGCCCATCGTCCGCGCGGCCGGACTGCCGCACGATCTGCGCAAGACGCAGCCGTACTGCGGTTACGAGGACTACGACTTCGAGGTGCCGACCGCCGACACCTGCGACTCCTACGGCCGGTTCCTCATCCGGCTGGAGGAGATGCGCCAGTCGCTGCGGATCGTCGAGCAGTGCCTGGACCGGCTGGCGCCCGGCCCGGTGATGGTCGCGGACAAGAAGATCGCCTGGCCCGCCCAGCTGGCCCTCGGCCCGGACGGCCTCGGCAACTCCCTCGACCACATCAAGAAGATCATGGGCACCTCGATGGAGGCCCTGATCCACCACTTCAAGCTGGTGACCGAGGGCTTCCGGGTCCCGCCGGGACAGACGTACGCGGCCGTCGAGTCACCCAAGGGCGAGCTGGGCGTGCATGCGGTCAGCGACGGCGGCACCCGCCCCTACCGGGTGCACTTCCGCGACCCGTCCTTCACCAATCTCCAGGCCATGGCGGCGATGTGCGAGGGCGGCCAGGTCGCCGACGTCATCGTCGCCGTCGCGTCCATCGACCCCGTGATGGGAGGCGTCGACCGGTGA
- the nuoE gene encoding NADH-quinone oxidoreductase subunit NuoE: MPALPAPDYPADVRARLEADAKEVIARYPGARSALLPLLHLVQAEEGHVTRTGIRFCAELLDLTTAEVTAVSTFYSMYRRKASGDYQVGVCTNTLCAVMGGDAIFEDLKEHLGVGNGETTEDGAVTLEHIECNAACDFAPVVMVNWEFFDNQTPQSARQLVDDLRAGRTVEPTRGAPLCTFQQTARMLAGFPDERPGAVQATGGAGPASLIGLRLAKGEVAPGHGGDTVIAPRTARTGTDEAPAAGHGDGQAPPGHPSSHDAPHETSASDDHHPAGPAAEEGE, from the coding sequence ATGCCCGCGCTCCCCGCCCCCGACTACCCGGCGGACGTCCGGGCCCGGCTCGAAGCGGACGCCAAGGAGGTGATCGCCCGCTACCCCGGCGCGCGCTCGGCGCTGCTGCCGCTGCTGCACCTCGTCCAGGCCGAGGAGGGGCACGTCACCCGCACCGGCATCCGCTTCTGCGCCGAGCTGCTCGACCTGACCACCGCCGAGGTCACCGCGGTCTCGACCTTCTACTCCATGTACCGCCGCAAGGCGAGCGGTGACTACCAGGTCGGGGTCTGCACCAACACCCTGTGCGCGGTGATGGGCGGCGACGCCATCTTCGAGGACCTCAAGGAGCATCTCGGCGTCGGCAACGGCGAGACCACCGAGGACGGCGCCGTCACCCTCGAACACATCGAGTGCAACGCGGCCTGCGACTTCGCCCCGGTCGTGATGGTCAACTGGGAGTTCTTCGACAACCAGACCCCGCAGTCGGCCCGGCAGCTCGTCGACGACCTGCGGGCCGGCCGGACCGTCGAGCCCACCCGCGGCGCCCCGCTGTGCACCTTCCAACAGACCGCCCGGATGCTCGCGGGATTCCCCGACGAGCGCCCCGGAGCCGTCCAGGCCACCGGCGGCGCCGGGCCCGCCTCCCTGATCGGGCTGCGCCTGGCCAAGGGAGAGGTCGCCCCGGGCCACGGCGGCGACACCGTCATCGCGCCCCGCACCGCGCGGACCGGCACCGACGAGGCGCCCGCCGCCGGCCACGGCGACGGCCAGGCGCCCCCGGGCCACCCCAGTTCGCACGACGCACCGCACGAGACCTCGGCCTCCGACGACCACCATCCGGCGGGGCCCGCAGCAGAGGAGGGGGAGTGA
- a CDS encoding NADH-quinone oxidoreductase subunit C → MSEQKNPEGSGGPDGENGQDGQEEAVPAQREDTGEVIGTRRGMFGADNGGDTSGYGGLVRTVRLPGESSRPYGGPGGQGGTSEGGGGYGEFDEIADELEGALDEQGLVPGNVIEKTVVDRAELTFHIERGALPAVARILRDDPALRFELCTGVSGVHFPGDKGRELHAVYHLRSITHNRLIRLEVGVPDADPHVPSLVDVYPTNDWHERETYDFFGIVFDGHPALTRIMMPDDWQGFPQRKDYPLGGIPVEYKGAQIPAPDQRRSYS, encoded by the coding sequence GTGAGTGAGCAGAAGAACCCCGAGGGTTCCGGCGGGCCGGACGGCGAGAACGGCCAGGACGGCCAGGAGGAAGCCGTGCCCGCGCAGCGCGAGGACACCGGCGAGGTGATCGGCACCCGCCGCGGGATGTTCGGCGCCGACAACGGCGGCGACACCTCCGGGTACGGCGGCCTCGTACGGACCGTCCGGCTGCCCGGCGAGAGCAGCCGGCCGTACGGCGGACCGGGCGGGCAGGGGGGCACCTCCGAGGGTGGGGGAGGCTACGGAGAGTTCGACGAGATCGCCGACGAACTGGAGGGCGCCCTCGACGAACAGGGCCTGGTCCCCGGGAACGTCATCGAGAAGACCGTCGTCGACCGCGCGGAGCTGACCTTCCACATCGAGCGCGGCGCGCTGCCGGCGGTCGCCCGGATCCTGCGCGACGACCCGGCGCTGCGCTTCGAGCTGTGCACGGGCGTGAGCGGGGTGCACTTCCCCGGCGACAAGGGCCGCGAGCTGCACGCCGTCTACCACCTGCGCTCGATCACCCACAACCGGCTGATCCGGCTGGAGGTCGGGGTGCCGGACGCCGACCCGCACGTGCCCTCGCTCGTGGACGTCTATCCGACCAACGACTGGCACGAGCGCGAGACCTACGACTTCTTCGGCATCGTCTTCGACGGCCACCCGGCGCTGACCCGGATCATGATGCCGGACGACTGGCAGGGCTTCCCGCAGCGCAAGGACTACCCGCTCGGCGGCATTCCCGTCGAGTACAAGGGCGCCCAGATCCCGGCTCCCGACCAGCGGAGGTCGTACAGCTGA
- the nuoH gene encoding NADH-quinone oxidoreductase subunit NuoH translates to MQQLDQLAAGSALAREDLSMFGHDPWWLVVIKAVFCFAFLMLTVLFSIVWERKVVAWMQLRIGPNRHGPWGMLQSLADGIKLMLKEDLVVKRADKVVYVLAPVVAAIPAFMAIAVIPFGPAGNEISIFGVRTPMQLTDLPIGILYILATASVGIYGIVLAGWSSGSTYPLLGGLRSCAQMISYEIAMGMSFAAVFLYSGSMSTSTIVESQHNRWYVLLLPVSFIIYIVAMVGETNRAPFDMPESEGDLVGGFNTEYSSIKFAMFMLAEYVNMVTVSAVAITLFLGGWRAPWPLSTFWEGANHGWWPLLWFTLKVQLLLFFFIWLRGTLPRVRYDQFMKLGWKVLIPVSLVWLMLVATVRALKNEGYNFSQIVLYVAGGAIALLLISLLVDFFRRGEAAEETDGDGAFDPMAGGFPVPPLPGQQLPPVPRRRPRGDRELIVSGGVDTVSDGNAHDGKGGDGA, encoded by the coding sequence ATGCAGCAGCTCGATCAACTCGCCGCCGGCAGCGCGCTGGCCCGGGAAGACCTGTCGATGTTCGGCCACGACCCGTGGTGGCTCGTCGTCATCAAGGCGGTCTTCTGCTTCGCCTTCCTGATGCTGACGGTGCTGTTCTCGATCGTCTGGGAACGCAAGGTCGTCGCCTGGATGCAGCTGCGCATCGGCCCCAACCGGCACGGTCCCTGGGGCATGCTCCAGTCCCTCGCCGACGGCATCAAGCTGATGCTGAAGGAGGACCTGGTCGTCAAGCGGGCCGACAAGGTGGTCTATGTTCTCGCGCCGGTCGTGGCGGCCATCCCGGCCTTCATGGCGATCGCGGTGATCCCCTTCGGCCCGGCGGGCAACGAGATCTCGATCTTCGGGGTCCGCACCCCGATGCAGCTGACCGACCTGCCGATCGGCATCCTCTACATCCTGGCCACGGCCTCGGTCGGCATCTACGGCATCGTGCTGGCCGGCTGGTCCTCCGGCTCGACCTATCCGCTGCTGGGCGGGCTGCGCTCGTGCGCGCAGATGATCTCGTACGAGATCGCGATGGGGATGTCGTTCGCGGCGGTGTTCCTCTACTCCGGGTCGATGTCGACGTCGACCATCGTGGAGTCGCAGCACAACCGGTGGTACGTCCTGCTGCTGCCGGTGTCCTTCATCATCTACATCGTCGCGATGGTGGGCGAGACCAACCGCGCGCCGTTCGACATGCCGGAGTCCGAGGGCGACCTCGTCGGCGGCTTCAACACCGAGTACTCGTCGATCAAGTTCGCGATGTTCATGCTCGCCGAGTACGTCAACATGGTCACCGTCTCGGCGGTCGCGATCACCCTCTTCCTGGGCGGCTGGCGGGCTCCCTGGCCCCTCTCCACCTTCTGGGAGGGCGCCAACCACGGCTGGTGGCCGCTGCTCTGGTTCACCCTCAAGGTGCAGCTGCTGCTGTTCTTCTTCATCTGGCTGCGCGGCACCCTTCCCCGGGTGCGCTACGACCAGTTCATGAAGCTGGGCTGGAAGGTCCTCATCCCGGTCTCGCTGGTCTGGCTGATGCTGGTCGCCACCGTCCGGGCGCTGAAGAACGAGGGCTACAACTTCTCCCAGATCGTGCTGTACGTCGCCGGCGGCGCCATCGCGCTGCTGCTGATCTCCCTGCTCGTCGACTTCTTCCGGCGCGGTGAGGCGGCGGAGGAGACCGACGGCGACGGGGCCTTCGACCCGATGGCCGGCGGTTTCCCGGTCCCGCCGCTGCCGGGGCAGCAGCTGCCACCGGTGCCCCGCCGACGGCCGCGCGGCGACAGAGAGTTGATTGTCAGTGGCGGGGTGGACACTGTCAGTGACGGAAACGCACACGACGGAAAGGGGGGCGACGGTGCCTGA